The following are encoded together in the Corythoichthys intestinalis isolate RoL2023-P3 unplaced genomic scaffold, ASM3026506v1 HiC_scaffold_23, whole genome shotgun sequence genome:
- the LOC130911230 gene encoding diablo IAP-binding mitochondrial protein-like — MAALGRGAAFLRFLRSNTQVLCRCGKPAGCTLARWRSMATSVAVGGSLCAVPFTQAPSLSHESLIRRAASLVTDSSNTFLSQTTLALIDAITEYSKAVHTLVALQKRYLASLGKLSQAEEDSIWQVMVGQRAEISDRQEECKRFEAVWINAIRLCETAAEAAYTSGAEHASITMQTNIQLARSQAEEARNFSRDADKKLVEAKALEVQASAQRAAALEKSDEDVPEAYLRED; from the exons ATGGCCGCACTCGGGCGGGGGGCAGCCTTCTTACGTTTTCTCCG GAGCAACACACAGGTACTGTGCAGGTGCGGTAAACCAGCAGGATGCACCTTGGCAAGATGGAGAAGCATGGCTACGTCTGTGGCTGTGGGTGGCAGCCTGTGCGCCGTTCCTTTCACTCAG GCTCCGAGTTTGTCTCATGAGTCGTTGATAAGACGAGCAGCCTCACTGGTGACTGACAGTTCCAACACGTTCCTGTCTCAGACCACTTTAGCGCTCATAGATGCAATTACTGAGTATTCAAAG gcTGTTCACACGCTAGTAGCGCTCCAAAAGCGCTACCTAGCATCACTGGGGAAACTGAGCCAAGCAGAGGAGGATTCCATCTGGCAGGTGATGGTTGGCCAGAGAGCGGAG ATCAGCGACAGGCAAGAGGAGTGTAAGCGATTTGAGGCAGTGTGGATCAACGCCATCCGTTTGTGTGAAACAGCGGCTGAGGCGGCGTATACTTCAG GGGCAGAGCACGCATCCATCACCATGCAGACCAACATTCAGCTTGCCCGGTCCCAGGCAGAGGAGGCACGAAACTTCTCCAGGGATGCAGACAAGAAGCTGGTAGAGGCCAAAGCCCTGGAGGTCCAAGCATCAGCCCAGCGGGCCGCCGCTCTAGAGAAAAGCGATGAAGATGTGCCTGAAGCTTACCTCAGAGAAGACTGA